In the genome of Drosophila subpulchrella strain 33 F10 #4 breed RU33 chromosome 2L, RU_Dsub_v1.1 Primary Assembly, whole genome shotgun sequence, one region contains:
- the LOC119547965 gene encoding selenoprotein BthD, translating into MPDKRPLDPLQPVLYIDHCRYRQTYRKQALHLHSSLAEALRAIQPRVKLQLRINDKGPPQDGSFEVAIAPHPTDDTKARQGVWTGLRRMPSASKVPHVDDIITPVCFALKLRDPHKESHRRMLTNLRHNEGSRARRREFM; encoded by the coding sequence ATGCCCGACAAAAGGCCACTGGATCCGCTCCAGCCGGTGCTCTATATCGACCACTGCCGCTATCGACAGACCTACAGGAAACAGGCTTTGCACCTGCATTCTTCGCTGGCCGAGGCTTTGAGGGCCATCCAGCCAAGGGTTAAGCTCCAGCTCAGGATCAACGACAAAGGTCCGCCGCAAGATGGATCCTTTGAGGTTGCAATTGCACCGCATCCCACCGATGACACCAAGGCCCGCCAGGGTGTGTGGACCGGATTGAGGAGGATGCCCAGTGCATCGAAGGTTCCCCACGTGGACGACATAATCACCCCGGTTTGTTTCGCCCTCAAACTCAGGGATCCCCACAAAGAATCGCATCGACGAATGCTGACCAACTTGCGGCACAACGAGGGCAGTCGAGCGAGGAGGAGAGAATTCATGTAA
- the LOC119548107 gene encoding uncharacterized protein LOC119548107 — protein MNWFNNVCAESRLRFFPNHQAHKLQRESKDGLMSTEECYSFIKKNIKPKSAIEAEVFWKIPILLVCLGCIIVILMAFCFAFQCLVTRAKEARLPKQLDFDICRVEKSKNHSTNHKASQSEHPTNEDEKCCTCLN, from the coding sequence ATGAATTGGTTTAATAATGTTTGTGCTGAAAGTCGCCTAAGGTTTTTCCCAAATCATCAAGCACATAAACTTCAGCGGGAATCTAAAGATGGTCTAATGAGCACGGAGGAGTGCTATAGCTTTATAAAGAAGAATATAAAGCCTAAAAGCGCTATTGAAGCAGAAGTATTTTGGAAAATCCCCATACTCCTTGTCTGCTTGGGCTGCATTATAGTCATATTAATGGCGTTCTGCTTCGCATTTCAGTGCCTGGTAACTAGGGCTAAGGAAGCCAGATTGCCAAAGCAACTAGACTTTGACATTTGCAGAGTCGAAAAATCAAAGAACCATTCGACAAACCACAAGGCCAGCCAAAGCGAACATCCAACTAATGAAGATGAAAAGTGTTGTACTTGTTTGAACTGA